In Vanrija pseudolonga chromosome 4, complete sequence, a single window of DNA contains:
- the ytcJ_3 gene encoding Putative amidohydrolase YtcJ translates to MTLPSLDTPLPSPKTLFTNARLVGWPAGSYSVLVENGAVTQASSTPIDAGDATVVDLAGLWLAPSLVDWHTHWTKNLIGIRRYSLADLKSAAAVLDAVRARLNDPDYDEDGFFVAVNMRSGEWPDTPALNRLALDAISTSKPICLNFNGHHSYVCNTLGLAFVGFTPETHPDGILYETDAFKLSVALTSRPDADLLDTWSDEMGRHAASLGVTEIVDLEMAFNDIHWQRRFAKGFRGLRVHTGIYPQHLDRALEKGFKTGDVVPGTHGQVTIGPFKLVTDGSLGSATAYCKDPYPNSCNHGLLTHGPDEIDALCLRATRGKLRLAVHAIGDEALRCTLDALESHKSAGYPPLAGSTIEHAQLVDAPEIPRFKELGLVASVQPRHLVDDAELAHCHWPGREDRAYAFKTLHDAGIPLRMGSDCPIAPLQPWEAIACAIARSGGDDEAVFEPQEIIDVETAWKASTSNCRAGIDVGGRADLVVIDKDPLTLDAEGIRRVKVLGTLLGGNWTHKAKGFAA, encoded by the exons ATGACTCTCCCATCGCTCGACACGCCCCTCCCGTCCCCCAAGACGCTGTTCACCaacgcgcgcctcgtcggctgGCCGGCGGGGTCGTACTCTGTACTCGTTGAGAATGGTGCTGTTACCCAGGCGTCCAGCACGCCCAttgacgccggcgacgcgacagtcgtcgacctcgctgGGCTATGGCTCGCGCCGTCCCTCGTCGACTGGCACACGCACTGGACGAAGAACCTGATCGGTATCCGGCGCTACTCGCTTGCAGACCTCAAatccgccgcggccgtccttgacgccgtgcgcgcgcggctcaACGACCCAGactacgacgaggacgggtTCTTCGTGGCTGTCAACATGCGTTCCGGCGAGTGGCCCGACACGCCCGCTCTcaaccgcctcgcgctcgacgccatctcGACCTCCAAGCCCATCTGCCTCAACTTCAACGGGCACCACAGCTACGTGTGCAACACGCTCGGGCTGGCGTTTGTCGGCTTCACGCCCGAGACGCACCCCGACGGCATCCTGTACGAGACGGACGCGTTCAAGCTCAGCGTCGCGCTCACGTCGCGCCCggacgccgacctcctcgacacgtggagcgacgagatgggacgccacgccgcctcgcttGGCGTCACGGAGattgtcgacctcgagatgGCCTTCAACGACATTcactggcagcggcggttCGCGAAGGGCTTCAGG GGGCTCCGCGTCCACACAGGCATCTACCCGCagcacctcgaccgcgcgctcgagaaggGCTTCAAGAcgggcgacgtcgtgccCGGGACGCACGGGCAGGTAACCATCGGGCCGTTCAAGCTCGTGACCGATGGCtccctcggctcggcgacaGCGTACTGCAAGGACCCGTACCCAAACAGCTGCAACCACGGGCTGCTGACGCACGGGCCGGACGAGATTGACGCGCTGTGTCTCCGTGCGACGCGCGGCAAGCTGCGCCTGGCGGTCCACGCgatcggcgacgaggcgctgcggTGCACGCTtgacgcgctcgagtcgcACAAAAGCGCAGGGTATCCCCCGCTCGCGGGCTCCACGatcgagcacgcgcagctggtcgacgcgccTGAAATCCCGCGGTTCAAAGAGCTTGggctcgtcgcgtccgtccagccgcgccacctcgtcgacgacgccgagctcgcccactGCCATTGGCCCGGGCGCGAGGACAGGGCATACGCTTTCAAGACGCTGCACGACGCCGGTATCCCGCTGCGCATGGGGAGCGACTGCCCCATTGCGCCTCTGCAGCCATGGGAGGCGATCGCGTGCGCCATTGCGCGGTCGGGCGGGGACGATGAGGCGGTCTTCGAGCCTCAGGAGATTATCGACGTCGAGACAGCCTGGAAGGCGAGTACTTCCAACTGCCGCGCAGgcatcgacgtcggcggccgcgcggaCCTCGTCGTTATCGACAAGGACCCGCTGACGCTGGACGCGGAGGGTATCCGCCGCGTCAAGGTGCTCGGGACTTTGCTCGGCGGTAATTGGACCCACAAGGCCAAGGGGTTCGCAGCGTAG
- the YME1 gene encoding Mitochondrial inner membrane i-AAA protease supercomplex subunit YME1 — MALRPSAHALARALLPRRPVAAAVGTSRTRAACFSTLPAQRAWLRKDKEAAPSPPSATPEPQPEPASEDDLPLTSFQQKIAALETRAIESRQEPNAEPQVALLRALSEGGEYRGLIGYYESIALANPPDGSDALVKSPEAFDLYANAIAHDGSVNELVIVVRRRDARLAALGLSPEAAVSKEVADAAAALGATPAAAAAAAAAAAPASAPAAAAAPAAAPAATPAAAPSAFPGAGNAAAAAPAAPAPSKLGSIFSAFRRSEKKPEPTATTSNVISQPGSPLHPLHVQIAEAPKAGAWRNLRWLLAFLLWTFLGLTVLSLVMENSGLLKTVGGGPKEFEPEESTNVKFSDVLGVEEAKGELEEIVEFLRNPEKFSKLGGKLPRGVLLTGPPGTGKTLLARAVAGEAGVPFLFASGSNFDELYVGVGAKRVRELFKAARTKAPAIIFIDELDAIGSKRNSKDQQYLRQTLNQLLVELDGFQQSEGVIIIAATNIPQSLDPALTRPGRFDRHVVVPLPDVRGRMAILKHHMADIAIDPEVDASVIARGTPGMSGADLQNLCNQAAIKASRDGAERVNLQHFEWAKDRILMGAERRSHYVTEDAKLKTAYHEAGHALVALRTPGAMPLHKVTVMPRGPALGLTYQLPEADKDSYSRKEYNAMIDVSLGGRAAEEIILGKDDTTSGCSSDLSRATEVANSMIRNFGFSDKVGLPAHSQNDQYYLSESLKQEIEGEVKGFLDQGMVRVRSLLSTHRGELDTLAKALVEYETLDADEVKKVLAGQKLDRPGASEGAALRSETEISHNETA, encoded by the exons ATGGCTCTCCGCCCCTcagcgcacgcgctcgcgcgggcCCTGCTGCCCCGGCGGCCAGTAGCCGCAGCAGTCGGCACAAGTCGCACTCGGGCGGCGTGCTTctcgacgctgccggcgcagcgcgcctgGCTccgcaaggacaaggaggctgcgccttcgccgccgtcagcgACTCCCGAGCCGCAGCCCGAaccagcgagcgaggacgacctccCGCTCACCTCCTTCCAGCAGAAGATCGCGGCCCTCGAGACGCGCGCCATCGAGTCGCGCCAGGAGCCCAACGCCGAGCCCCAGGTCGCCTTGCTGCGCGCACTCTCCGAAGGCGGCGAGTACCGCGGCCTCATTGGATACTACGAGAGCATTGCGCTCGCCAACCCGCCCGACGGgagcgacgcgctcgtcaagAGCCCCGAGGCGTTCGACCTGTACGCCAACGCCATTGCGCACGACGGCAGCGTCAACGAGCTCGTGATTGTcgtgcgccgtcgcgacgcccgcctcgctgcccttgGGCTCTCGCCTGAGGCGGCCGTGTCAAAGGAGGTCGcggacgccgctgccgccctcggTGCGAcgcctgcggcggctgcagctgccgctgcggccgctgctcCGGCTTCGGCtcctgcggctgctgctgcccccgccgctgcgccggctgcaactcctgccgccgcgccttcGGCCTTCCCCGGTGCCGGTaacgctgccgccgccgcgcctgccgctCCTGCCCCGTCCAAGCTCGGTTCCATCTTCTCCGCCTTCCGCAGGTCCGAGAAGAAGCCCGAGCCCACTGCCACCACTTCCAACGTCATCTCGCAGCCCGGCTCGCCGCTTCACCCGCTCCACGTCCAGATCGCCGAGGCAcccaaggccggcgcgtggcgcaACCTCCGCTGGCTGCTCGCGTTCCTCCTCTGGACCTTCCTCGGCCTGACTGTCCTCTCGCTCGTCATGGAGAACTCGGGTCTCCTCAAgactgtcggcggcggccccaAGGAGTTTGAGCCAGAGGAGTCGACCAACGTCAAGTTCAGcgacgtccttggcgtcgaggaggccaagggcgagctcgaggagattgtcgagTTCCTCCGCAACCCCGAGAAGTtctccaagctcggcggcaagctcCCCCGCGGTGTTCTGCTCACGGGCCCTCCCGGTACCGGCAAgaccctcctcgcgcgtGCTGTTGCCGGCGAAGCTGGTGTTCCGTTCCTGTTTGCCTCTGGCTCCAACTTTGACGAGCTGtacgtcggtgtcggtgccAAGCGTGTTCGCGAGCTCTTCAAGGCCGCCCGCACCAAGGCCCCTGCCATCATCTTtatcgacgagctggacgccaTTGGATCCAAGCGTAACTCCAAAGACCAGCAGTACCTCCGCCAGACTCTGAACCAGCttcttgtcgagctcgacggcttCCAGCAGTCGGAGGGTGTCATCATCATTGCCGCTACCAACATTCCTCAGTCACTCGACCCTGCCCTTACCCGCCCTGGACGTTTCGACCGTCACGTGGTCGTGCCTCTGCCAGATGTCCGGGGCCGTATGGCCATCCTCAAGCACCACATGGCCGACATTGCCATCGACCCCGAGGTGGATGCATCGGTCATTGCCCGCGGTACGCCAGGCAtgagcggcgccgacctccagAACCTCTGCAACCAGGCTGCTATCAAGGCTTCGCGTGATGGCGCCGAAAGGGTCAACCTCCAGCACTTTGAGTGGGCCAAAGACCGTATTCTGatgggcgccgagcgccgctcGCACTATGTCACcgaggacgccaagctcaagacgGCGTACCACGAAGCTGGccacgcgctcgtcgccttgCGCACCCCCGGCGCCATGCCCCTGCACAAGGTCACAGTCATGCCCCGCGGCCCTGCTCTTGGTCTTACATACCAGCTTCCAGAGGCGGACAAGG ACTCGTACTCTCGCAAGGAGTATAACGCCATGATTGACGTCAGCCTGGGAGGCCGCGCTGCCGAAGAGATTATCCTTGGCAAGGACGACACCACATCCGGCTGCAGCTCTGATCTGTCAAGAGCCACTGAGGTTGCCAACAGCATGATTCGCAACTTTGGCTTCAgcgacaaggtcggcctCCCAGCTCACAGCCAGAATGACCAGTACTACCTTTCCGAGTCGCTCAAGCAGGAaatcgagggcgaggtcaaGGG CTTCCTTGACCAGGGCATGGTCCGTGTCAGGTCACTCCTCTCGACCCACCGTGGCGAGTTGGACACGCTCGCCAAGGCACTCGTAGAGtacgagacgctcgacgccgacgaggtgaaGAAGGTGCTGGCCGGTCAGAAGCTCGACAGGCCGGGTGCTTCCGAGGGTGCTGCACTGCGCTCGGAAACAGAGATCTCACACAACGAAACGGCATAG
- the CCN1 gene encoding G1/S-specific cyclin CCN1 — MPPVPPTKFARTSIEGWSRKRSVSPSAKASSSKKVIGTQGSTDDIDMSPETKQFVPRRSDDGYYYEDEYRDEHVMCMLENESQTLAQPELMDQQPELQWRMRPYLIDFVVEIHSQFRLRPEVLYLACNIVDRYVSKRVVFKKHYQLVGCASLWIAAKFEDSKERVPLVRELHDMCCGAYEQSAFIQMEGHILSTIGWNVVHPTGEGWLRSYITHSDSSLNDDVRVAAAARFLMEVTLFHRQFVGVRPSLIAWGSVVLARFICGKLRKPCPDFVIPDEALAVRVATAIDTILHESLDNVSEILIRKYANVNQYHRCSTFIREFYLSGRRFAPNPQRTSSAYVPYVSTPGLTPSSWAAKRSAATSPSGTFSCASSDAGDEPVTPITPISEPSPLDYVSVKDVSKENMVPSGAPAVIKAMAPPAVAAAVRPALQSIASSTAQDNRNNRRRSN; from the exons ATGCCTCCCGTCCCCCCCACCAAGTTTGCACGCACCTCCATCGAGGGTTGGAGCAGAAAGCGCTCCGTCTCCCCTAGTGCCAAGGCATCTTCGTCAAAGAAGGTCATTGGTACCCAGGGCTCGACCGACGACATTGACATGTCGCCTGAAACAAAACAGTTTGTCCCTCGTCGCTCCGACGACGGCTACTACTATGAGGACGAGTaccgcgacgagcacgtcaTGTGCATGCTCGAGAACGAG TCGCAAACTCTTGCCCAGCCCGAACTCATGGACCAGCAACCAGAACTTCAATGGCGCATGCGCCCGTACCTGATCGACTTTGTTGTGGAAATCCATTCCCAGTTCCGTCTGCGCCCAGAGGTCCTTTATCTGGCTTGCAACATTGTCGACCGTTACGTGTCCAAGCGTGTCGTCTTCAAGAAGCACTACCAGCTGGTTGGCTGCGCGTCCCTGTGGATCGCAGCCAAGTTTGAGGACTCGAAGGAGCGCGTTCCCCTGGTTCGCGAGCTCCACGACATGTGCTGTGGCGCGTACGAGCAGTCGGCATTCATCCAGATGGAGGGCCACATCCTGTCCACTATTGGCTGGAACGTCGTTCACCCCACTGGTGAGGGCTGGCTCCGCTCTTACATCACGCACTCGGACTCGTcgctcaacgacgacgttCGCGTTGCCGCGGCCGCCCGCTTCCTCATGGAGGTCACCCTGTTCCACCGCCAGTTCGTCGGTGTCCGCCCATCGCTGATCGCTTGGGGATCCGTCGTCTTGGCACGGTTCATCTGCGGCAAGCTCCGCAAGCCTTGTCCCGACTTTGTCATCCCCGATGAGGCCCTTGCCGTTCGCGTTGCCACCGCCATTGACACCATCCTCCACGAGAGCCTCGACAACGTCTCGGAGATCCTCATCCGCAAGTACGCCAACGTCAACCAGTACCACCGCTGCTCGACGTTCATCCGCGAGTTCTACTTGTCTGGCCGCCGCTTCGCGCCCAACCCGCAGCGCACGTCGTCTGCCTACGTGCCCTACGTTTCGACGCCAGGCCTCACTCCTTCCTCGTGGGCCGCCAAGCGCTCTGCCGCTACCAGCCCCAGCGGAACATTTagctgcgcctcgtcggaCGCCGGTGACGAGCCCGTCACGCCCATCACTCCCATCTCGGAGCCCAGCCCTCTCGACTACGTGTCGGTGAAGGATGTCTCCAAGGAGAACATGGTGCCATCGGGTGCCCCTGCGGTCATCAAGGCCATGGCGCCCcctgccgtcgctgccgccgtccgcCCTGCGCTTCAGTCCATtgccagctcgaccgcgcAGGACAACCGTAACAACCGCCGGAGGAGCAATTAA